In Natranaerovirga hydrolytica, a single window of DNA contains:
- a CDS encoding TM1266 family iron-only hydrogenase system putative regulator — protein sequence MKKIAVISAILEEPKHCQNKFNEVVSSFGGIIKGRMGIPFNEEGIAIICITVVGTLDEINSFTGKLGNIPHVLIKTAISKKEV from the coding sequence GTGAAAAAAATCGCAGTCATAAGTGCCATTTTAGAAGAGCCTAAGCACTGTCAGAATAAATTCAACGAAGTGGTTTCTTCTTTTGGCGGGATTATAAAAGGACGGATGGGGATTCCTTTTAATGAAGAAGGCATTGCTATTATTTGCATTACTGTTGTAGGGACTTTAGATGAAATCAATAGTTTTACTGGAAAATTAGGTAATATCCCCCATGTCCTTATTAAAACAGCTATTTCTAAGAAAGAGGTTTAA
- a CDS encoding TetR family transcriptional regulator, translated as MKEKIDKRQKIIMAAVDVIQEKGFEKTSISEIAKRADVAKGTFYIYFESKNHLTISIAQMILDDQLNRLKRTPSQTLQSVEGLIHTLIEVTYTITKAYKELINFCYAKLAYYESLDQWEKIYEPYYLWLEDKLSYLRDVGALQKDADLSYLANFTVGILEHSAESYYLFCAEEKLEQSKLELKKFLTKVLLK; from the coding sequence ATGAAAGAAAAAATAGACAAGCGTCAGAAGATTATTATGGCAGCAGTAGATGTGATTCAAGAAAAAGGTTTTGAAAAAACATCAATATCTGAGATTGCTAAAAGAGCAGATGTGGCAAAAGGAACATTTTATATATACTTTGAATCTAAAAATCATTTAACCATAAGCATTGCACAAATGATTTTAGATGATCAATTGAATCGATTAAAAAGGACTCCGAGCCAAACCCTTCAATCAGTAGAAGGTTTAATTCATACTTTAATAGAAGTGACTTACACAATAACAAAAGCATACAAAGAACTCATTAATTTTTGTTATGCCAAATTGGCATATTATGAATCATTAGATCAATGGGAAAAAATTTATGAGCCTTATTATTTATGGTTAGAAGACAAATTATCTTACTTAAGAGACGTTGGCGCATTACAGAAAGATGCCGATCTTTCTTACTTAGCCAATTTTACAGTAGGCATATTAGAGCATAGTGCAGAGTCCTATTATTTGTTTTGTGCTGAAGAAAAATTAGAACAATCAAAACTAGAACTAAAAAAATTCTTAACAAAAGTATTGTTAAAGTGA
- a CDS encoding cation diffusion facilitator family transporter codes for MIHSEKRQKKLLIFSLYGAVGFAIVGIILGVIIDSQMILFDGLYSLISVGLSGMSLYATSFMYKNDWKRYPFGKTIVEPLVIIIKYMIILFLVMGSLISAVVTLFQGGRVIVIETAVLYSVVGTVVCYGFYYYINKFSKKNGSGITQAEANQWLMDTLVSLGVLVGFLIAFILQGLSKFETIIPFIDPIMVIVIAIYFIKVPVKEIRLALRELLKMSPEGKLSKSINGIVGTIEKKYFFQESFLRVSKSQKMLWIEIDFVVQKESRIQTIKDQDTIREEINKEINKLGYDQWLTVSFTNDRKWAL; via the coding sequence ATGATACACTCGGAAAAAAGACAAAAGAAATTATTAATATTTTCCTTATACGGAGCAGTTGGATTTGCCATAGTGGGCATTATTTTAGGCGTTATAATTGATTCTCAAATGATTTTATTTGATGGTTTGTATTCTCTTATTAGTGTGGGCTTATCAGGCATGTCATTATATGCTACATCATTTATGTATAAAAATGATTGGAAACGATACCCATTTGGGAAAACCATTGTAGAACCTTTGGTTATTATCATCAAATATATGATTATTTTATTCTTAGTAATGGGTTCTTTAATATCTGCCGTTGTCACTCTATTTCAAGGGGGAAGAGTCATTGTAATCGAAACAGCCGTTTTGTATTCTGTAGTAGGCACAGTGGTTTGCTATGGATTTTACTATTATATTAATAAATTTTCAAAAAAGAATGGCTCAGGTATTACGCAAGCAGAAGCCAATCAATGGCTAATGGATACCTTAGTGAGTTTAGGGGTATTGGTTGGTTTTCTAATCGCTTTTATATTACAGGGTTTATCAAAATTTGAAACAATTATTCCTTTTATTGATCCAATAATGGTTATAGTAATAGCCATATATTTTATTAAAGTACCTGTAAAAGAGATACGTTTGGCTTTAAGAGAGTTATTAAAAATGTCTCCAGAAGGTAAATTGAGCAAGAGCATAAATGGTATTGTCGGCACCATTGAAAAAAAATATTTTTTTCAAGAATCCTTTTTAAGGGTATCCAAAAGTCAAAAAATGTTATGGATTGAAATAGATTTTGTGGTTCAAAAAGAATCTAGAATTCAAACCATAAAAGACCAAGATACCATTAGAGAAGAGATTAACAAAGAAATTAATAAACTAGGTTATGATCAATGGCTAACAGTTTCCTTTACCAATGATAGGAAATGGGCTTTATAA
- a CDS encoding Na+/H+ antiporter family protein, giving the protein MTLNPVVISVIVMIVLCLFKLNVILSLIIAALVGGTLAGFPLDETMGILIEGMSGNASTALSYILLGMLAAAIHKSGVARVLTKSIGRWIAGKGVVLVIILAVISSLSQNLIPVHIAFIPILIPPLIAVMNKLKIDRRAVATSLTFGLKAPYVALPFGYGWIFHGLISEHMTRNGMEIAQGDVWRSMWIAGFAMFVGLLVAIFITYRKPRDYEAIDIVDDSNITSFEDERITRRQFVALIGAVAAFGVQLSPLESLHIGALVGIAIMVVGGAIKWSDIDEMVNNGIGMMGYIAFVMLVAAGYAEVLDTTGGVHTLVETITGVIGQNQLIAATIMILIGLVITMGIGTSFGTISIIAVLYVPLATAVGFSPMATVLLIGTAAALGDAGSPASDSTLGPTAGLNVDGQHDHIWDTCVPTFLHYNIPLIIFGIIGAIML; this is encoded by the coding sequence ATGACGTTAAATCCAGTGGTTATTTCCGTTATTGTTATGATTGTATTATGTCTGTTTAAGTTGAATGTAATCCTTTCATTAATTATTGCCGCTTTAGTAGGAGGTACTTTAGCAGGATTTCCCCTTGATGAAACAATGGGTATTCTAATTGAAGGAATGAGTGGCAATGCAAGTACAGCATTAAGTTATATTTTATTGGGGATGTTGGCTGCAGCGATTCATAAATCAGGAGTTGCAAGAGTTTTGACAAAAAGTATAGGTAGATGGATAGCAGGAAAAGGTGTGGTTTTAGTTATTATACTTGCAGTCATTAGTAGTTTGTCACAAAATTTGATTCCAGTTCATATTGCATTTATACCAATCTTAATTCCACCATTAATTGCAGTAATGAATAAGTTGAAAATAGACAGAAGAGCTGTTGCTACTTCTTTGACATTTGGTTTAAAAGCACCTTATGTAGCCTTACCATTTGGATATGGTTGGATCTTTCATGGATTAATCAGTGAACATATGACAAGAAATGGTATGGAAATTGCTCAAGGCGATGTATGGCGTTCTATGTGGATTGCTGGGTTTGCCATGTTTGTAGGTTTGTTGGTTGCTATTTTTATTACATATAGAAAACCTAGAGATTATGAAGCAATAGATATTGTTGATGATTCAAATATAACAAGTTTTGAAGATGAAAGAATTACAAGAAGACAATTTGTTGCTTTAATTGGTGCAGTAGCAGCTTTTGGAGTACAATTGTCTCCTTTAGAATCTTTACACATTGGCGCTTTAGTAGGTATTGCAATAATGGTTGTAGGTGGCGCCATTAAGTGGAGTGATATTGATGAAATGGTTAACAATGGTATTGGCATGATGGGATATATCGCATTTGTTATGTTGGTCGCTGCGGGTTATGCAGAAGTACTTGATACAACAGGTGGTGTTCATACTTTAGTAGAAACCATTACGGGTGTAATAGGTCAAAATCAACTTATAGCAGCTACCATAATGATTTTAATTGGTCTAGTCATTACAATGGGAATCGGTACTTCGTTTGGTACCATCTCTATTATAGCTGTTTTATATGTCCCTTTAGCAACGGCAGTAGGTTTTAGTCCAATGGCTACCGTTTTATTAATTGGTACAGCAGCAGCCCTAGGAGACGCAGGTTCGCCAGCATCGGATAGTACGTTAGGACCTACTGCTGGATTAAATGTAGATGGTCAGCATGATCATATTTGGGATACTTGTGTACCTACGTTCTTGCATTATAATATACCATTAATTATTTTTGGAATCATTGGTGCAATTATGTTGTAA
- a CDS encoding LacI family DNA-binding transcriptional regulator: protein MTIYDIAKEAGVSASTVSRVINNKPGIKEETREKVKELLEKYNYVPNVAARGLVMQKSKTIGILVADVRVAHHIEGAYIIEKELAAIGYYSIILNTGHKNEEKEKYIKALEQRRVDGIILIGSTFQCDYIKEVIRKSFREIPVIIANGYIDLPNVYGIIIDELNGIKDCVNLLHSKGHTKLAFVLDHHTPSNYSKKIGFMEAMIQEGWQEDQLWLYETTSSVEGGYHITKEIVKEHPDIEGIVFSVDITAVGAIRALMDLKISVPEQVSITGVDNTIFGEISYPKLTSLDNKLKDLSRFCAKVLIDVLEGKDTPKKMMLFTSIVEREST from the coding sequence ATGACTATATATGATATTGCTAAAGAAGCAGGTGTATCTGCGAGTACAGTTTCTAGAGTGATCAATAATAAGCCAGGTATTAAAGAAGAAACAAGGGAAAAAGTTAAAGAATTACTAGAAAAATATAACTATGTACCCAATGTAGCTGCAAGAGGATTGGTTATGCAGAAATCTAAAACCATTGGTATTCTAGTTGCTGACGTAAGAGTAGCACACCATATAGAAGGGGCATATATCATTGAAAAAGAATTAGCTGCAATAGGATATTATAGCATTATTCTTAATACAGGTCATAAAAATGAGGAAAAAGAAAAATATATTAAAGCGTTAGAACAAAGAAGAGTAGATGGTATTATACTTATTGGTTCGACTTTCCAATGTGACTATATTAAAGAAGTCATTCGTAAATCCTTTAGAGAAATTCCAGTGATTATAGCCAATGGCTATATTGATTTACCCAATGTTTATGGCATTATAATTGATGAGTTGAATGGAATCAAGGATTGTGTTAATCTTCTACACTCAAAAGGGCATACTAAATTAGCATTTGTATTAGATCATCATACACCTAGTAATTATTCAAAAAAAATAGGTTTTATGGAGGCCATGATACAAGAAGGATGGCAAGAAGACCAATTATGGTTATATGAAACAACAAGCTCAGTAGAAGGTGGATATCATATTACAAAAGAAATTGTTAAAGAGCATCCTGATATTGAGGGGATTGTTTTTAGTGTAGACATTACAGCAGTAGGTGCCATAAGAGCTTTAATGGATTTGAAAATTTCTGTACCAGAGCAGGTAAGCATTACAGGCGTTGATAATACTATTTTTGGAGAAATTTCATATCCTAAACTGACCTCATTAGATAATAAACTGAAGGATTTAAGCCGGTTTTGTGCCAAAGTATTGATAGATGTTTTAGAAGGGAAAGATACACCTAAAAAGATGATGTTATTTACATCTATAGTAGAAAGAGAAAGTACTTAA